The Desulfuromonadaceae bacterium genome contains a region encoding:
- the ydiK gene encoding AI-2E family transporter YdiK yields MADDTPLKNLVRNTLAITLIGGLLVACLWIMRPFLPALIWATMLAISTWPVLLSIEKKVRSRRSAMLILMILLVLTFVVPFTLAVGTIVENAPNINALGKQLATMKIPSPPAWVERLPLIGAFATDYWHQAASSKPGELTNSLAPYVSNIAKWMVAQAGSLGMMLVHFILTLILTALLYINGEVAANMVRRLAYRIAEDRGENAVLLAAKSVRAVAQGVVITALAQAIMAGLGLAVVGIPYASLLTALIFMLTIAQIGAGPVLIPVVIWMFWKESIGWGSAMLVWSIIVMSMDGFMRPILIRRNANLPLLLIFTGVIGGLIAFGVIGLFIGPVLLAVAYTLMRAWVDDEIIADAIEPAAFEE; encoded by the coding sequence ATGGCCGATGATACCCCTCTTAAAAATCTGGTTCGCAATACTTTGGCCATCACCCTGATCGGCGGGCTGCTGGTTGCTTGCCTCTGGATTATGCGCCCTTTTTTACCCGCTTTGATCTGGGCCACGATGCTTGCTATTTCAACCTGGCCGGTGCTGCTGTCGATTGAGAAGAAGGTGCGCAGTCGCCGCTCGGCGATGTTGATTTTAATGATTTTGCTGGTACTGACGTTTGTTGTTCCCTTTACCCTCGCCGTTGGCACCATTGTTGAGAACGCGCCGAATATCAACGCGCTGGGCAAGCAACTTGCGACCATGAAGATTCCTTCTCCCCCTGCCTGGGTCGAACGATTGCCGCTGATCGGCGCCTTTGCGACCGATTATTGGCACCAGGCAGCAAGCTCAAAGCCGGGCGAGCTTACCAACAGCCTGGCCCCTTACGTGAGTAATATTGCCAAATGGATGGTCGCCCAGGCGGGCAGTCTTGGTATGATGCTGGTGCATTTCATTCTGACTTTGATCCTGACCGCTCTGCTCTATATAAATGGTGAGGTCGCCGCCAATATGGTTCGGCGTCTGGCGTACCGCATCGCTGAAGATCGTGGTGAAAATGCGGTTTTGCTGGCGGCGAAATCGGTGCGCGCGGTTGCCCAGGGCGTGGTCATTACGGCGCTGGCTCAAGCGATTATGGCCGGTCTCGGCCTGGCCGTGGTGGGGATCCCTTATGCTTCGTTGCTGACCGCGCTGATTTTCATGCTGACTATCGCCCAGATTGGCGCCGGGCCGGTACTGATTCCGGTTGTCATCTGGATGTTCTGGAAAGAGAGTATCGGCTGGGGTTCAGCCATGTTGGTCTGGTCGATTATTGTCATGAGCATGGACGGTTTCATGCGGCCCATCCTCATTCGTCGCAACGCCAACTTGCCGCTGTTGCTGATCTTTACCGGTGTTATCGGGGGACTCATCGCCTTCGGCGTTATCGGCCTTTTTATCGGCCCGGTGTTGCTGGCGGTTGCCTATACCCTGATGAGAGCCTGGGTCGACGATGAAATCA